The following coding sequences are from one Loxodonta africana isolate mLoxAfr1 chromosome 18, mLoxAfr1.hap2, whole genome shotgun sequence window:
- the SLFN11 gene encoding schlafen family member 11 isoform X3 → MLYWFCFSREPSLRHKFHCRMNMKKRNSSLVVELSYPDLVINVGKVTLGEENRKKLQKAQKEQEKIKVMQAVCALLNSGGGVVRMEMANKEEHPVEMGLDLEESLRELIGLSDLQAFFETKQQGRCFSIFVKSWSSDLFPGDSSIKSRICSLRSSLYLRSGTSVLLTDSREALDFLKTKKRNAKSSSGEEPSSKHIRVIPQGLCKSDPVFPVFQRDRFEYGEVLPFPESQIVEFKLFSTKHVLTYVENIIPNYISAFANTRGGYLFIGVHDKSKKVLGCVKENVDPDSLRNRIERAIYKLPYVHFCQSSCGINFTLKILDVFAKGELYSYACVIRVEPFCCAVFSEAPGSWMVEGKHVCSLTTEEWVDRMTDTDPDLSWLCNDFESQLSLDNGPPLSRPVYSKKGLEHKKNLQQVLFSVPSEHLRYTPEPLWEELSSQHEGLEELMKKEISPFSRGIFILSRSWAVDLDLQEKRGVICDALLIAQDSPPILYTILGEQDAEGHDYSTRTAFTLKQKLVNMGGYTGKVCVVTKVLYLNPESTPESLEGPGSPIDYPESYNLADTQQMEVLLQSLVIVLLGFRSFLSDQLGCEVFNLLTAQQYEIFSKNLRKNRELFIHGLPGSGKTIMAMKTMEKISNVFYCDADKILYISENQPLRNFLSKKEICNAVTRKTFMNRNFENIQHIIIDEAQNFRTEDGDWYEKAKEITQRKKDHPGILWIFLDYFQTSHLDCSGLPPLSAQYPREELTRVIRNADPIANFLHTTMQHIIRNPPFNIPPESLEMLREAEWAQGVRGTLKIKKDLSLKQIVTFVADTCKCFFERGYSLNDIAVLVSTAREVDTYKHELLKAMRKKRVVRFSDACDMSNDHIVLDSIRRFSGLERNIVFGIHPRAAEPDISNNILLCLSSRAKQHLYILWRGDYSE, encoded by the exons TTTCATTGCAGAATGAACATGAAGAAACGTAATTCGTCTTTGGTGGTAGAGTTATCTTACCCAGATTTGGTCATCAATGTTGGAAAAGTGACTTTGggtgaagaaaacagaaagaagcTACAGAAAGCTCAGAAAgaacaagagaaaataaaagttatGCAGGCTGTGTGTGCTTTATTAAATTCAGGAGGAGGAGTGGTTCGAATGGAAATGGCAAACAAGGAGGAGCATCCCGTGGAGATGGGACTGGATTTGGAAGAGTCTTTGAGAGAGCTCATTGGGCTTTCAGATTTGCAGGCCTTCTTTGAGACCAAACAACAAGGGAGATGTTTCTCCATTTTTGTTAAATCTTGGAGCAGCGACCTTTTCCCAGGAGACAGTTCCATCAAGTCCCGCATCTGCAGCCTGCGCTCTTCACTATACTTAAGATCTGGTACCTCGGTGCTTCTAACGGATTCAAGAGAAGCACTTGATTTCCTGAAAACCAAGAAAAGGAATGCAAAAAGCAGCTCAGGGGAAGAACCTTCTAGTAAACATATCAGGGTTATACCTCAAGGCCTGTGTAAGTCAGATCCTGTTTTCCCAGTTTTCCAAAGAGATAGGTTTGAATATGGTGAAGTCCTGCCTTTTCCTGAGTCCCAAATCGTAGAGTTTAAACTGTTCTCTACCAAACACGTGCTAACATATGTAGAAAACATAATTCCAAACTACATCTCTGCATTTGCGAACACTAGAGGAGGCTATCTTTTTATTGGAGTGCATGATAAGAGTAAGAAAGTCCTGGGATGTGTCAAAGAAAATGTTGACCCTGACTCTTTgagaaacagaatagaaagagcAATATACAAATTACCTTATGTCCATTTTTGCCAATCCTCATGCGGGATAAATTTCACGCTCAAAATCTTGGATGTGTTTGCCAAGGGAGAGCTGTATAGCTATGCTTGTGTCATCAGAGTGGAGCCATTCTGTTGTGCAGTGTTCTCAGAAGCTCCTGGTTCATGGATGGTGGAGGGCAAGCACGTCTGCAGCCTGACAACTGAGGAATGGGTAGACAGGATGACAGACACAGACCCAG ATCTTTCGTGGTTGTGCAATGATTTTGAATCTCAGCTGAGTCTAGATAATGGGCCTCCTCTTAGCAGACCAGTGTACTCCAAGAAAGGCCTGGAACATAAGAAGAATCTCCAGCAAGTCTTATTTTCAG TGCCATCAGAACATTTGCGATATACTCCAGAGCCCCTCTGGGAGGAGCTGTCCTCTCAACACGAAGGACTGGAGGAATTGATGAAGAAGGAAATTAGTCCCTTCTCCCGAGGAATTTTCATCCTTTCTAGAAGCTGGGCTGTAGACCTGGACTTGCAAGAGAAGCGGGGAGTCATCTGTGATGCTCTGCTGAtagcacaggacagcccccccaTTCTTTACACCATTCTCGGGGAGCAGGATGCAGAGGGGCATGACTATTCCACCCGCACTGCCTTTACTTTaaagcagaagctggtgaacATGGGTGGCTATACTGGAAAAGTGTGTGTCGTGACCAAGGTCCTCTACCTGAACCCTGAGAGCACTCCAGAGTCCTTGGAGGGTCCAGGCTCTCCAATAGATTACCCCGAGTCCTATAATCTTGCAGATACCCAGCAAATGGAAGTGTTGCTGCAGTCACTTGTGATCGTCTTGCTTGGCTTCAGATCTTTTTTGAGTGATCAGCTCGGCTGTGAGGTTTTTAATCTGCTCACAGCTCAGCAGTATGAGATATTTTCAAAAAACCTCCGCAAGAACAGAGAACTGTTTATCCATGGCTTACCTGGATCAGGGAAGACCATCATGGCCATGAAGACCATGGAGAAGATCAGTAATGTATTTTACTGTGATGCAGATAAAATTCTCTACATTAGTGAAAATCAGCCTCTGAGAAATTTTTTGAG TAAAAAAGAGATCTGCAATGCAGTGACCCGGAAAACTTTCATGAATCGTAACTTTGAAAACATTCAACACATTATCATTGACGAAGCTCAGAATTTTCGCACTGAAGATGGGGACTGGTATGAGAAGGCAAAAGAAAtcacacaaaggaaaaaagatcACCCAGGAATTCTCTGGATCTTCCTGGACTACTTCCAAACCAGCCACTTGGATTGCAGTGGACTCCCTCCTCTCTCAGCCCAGTATCCAAGAGAAGAGCTCACCAGAGTGATACGCAATGCAGATCCAATAGCCAACTTCCTGCATACTACAATGCAGCATATCATAAGGAATCCTCCATTTAACATCCCCCCGGAGTCCCTGGAGATGCTTCGTGAAGCTGAGTGGGCTCAGGGTGTTCGGGGAACCCTAAAAATTAAGAAGGACTTGAGTCTGAAACAAATAGTGACCTTCGTGGCAGACACCTGCAAGTGTTTCTTTGAAAGGGGCTATTCTCTCAACGATATTGCTGTGCTTGTCAGCACTGCGAGAGAAGTGGATACTTACAAGCATGAGCTCTTGAAAGCAATGAGGAAGAAAAGGGTAGTGCGGTTCAGTGATGCATGTGACATGTCGAATGATCACATCGTATTGGACAGTATCCGGCGATTCTCAGGCCTGGAGAGGAACATCGTGTTTGGGATCCATCCAAGAGCAGCTGAGCCGGACATCTCAAACAATATTCTGCTCTGTCTGTCTTCCAGGGCAAAACAACATCTATATATTCTGTGGCGTGGTGACTATTCAGAATAA
- the SLFN11 gene encoding schlafen family member 11 isoform X4, whose translation MNMKKRNSSLVVELSYPDLVINVGKVTLGEENRKKLQKAQKEQEKIKVMQAVCALLNSGGGVVRMEMANKEEHPVEMGLDLEESLRELIGLSDLQAFFETKQQGRCFSIFVKSWSSDLFPGDSSIKSRICSLRSSLYLRSGTSVLLTDSREALDFLKTKKRNAKSSSGEEPSSKHIRVIPQGLCKSDPVFPVFQRDRFEYGEVLPFPESQIVEFKLFSTKHVLTYVENIIPNYISAFANTRGGYLFIGVHDKSKKVLGCVKENVDPDSLRNRIERAIYKLPYVHFCQSSCGINFTLKILDVFAKGELYSYACVIRVEPFCCAVFSEAPGSWMVEGKHVCSLTTEEWVDRMTDTDPDLSWLCNDFESQLSLDNGPPLSRPVYSKKGLEHKKNLQQVLFSVPSEHLRYTPEPLWEELSSQHEGLEELMKKEISPFSRGIFILSRSWAVDLDLQEKRGVICDALLIAQDSPPILYTILGEQDAEGHDYSTRTAFTLKQKLVNMGGYTGKVCVVTKVLYLNPESTPESLEGPGSPIDYPESYNLADTQQMEVLLQSLVIVLLGFRSFLSDQLGCEVFNLLTAQQYEIFSKNLRKNRELFIHGLPGSGKTIMAMKTMEKISNVFYCDADKILYISENQPLRNFLSKKEICNAVTRKTFMNRNFENIQHIIIDEAQNFRTEDGDWYEKAKEITQRKKDHPGILWIFLDYFQTSHLDCSGLPPLSAQYPREELTRVIRNADPIANFLHTTMQHIIRNPPFNIPPESLEMLREAEWAQGVRGTLKIKKDLSLKQIVTFVADTCKCFFERGYSLNDIAVLVSTAREVDTYKHELLKAMRKKRVVRFSDACDMSNDHIVLDSIRRFSGLERNIVFGIHPRAAEPDISNNILLCLSSRAKQHLYILWRGDYSE comes from the exons ATGAACATGAAGAAACGTAATTCGTCTTTGGTGGTAGAGTTATCTTACCCAGATTTGGTCATCAATGTTGGAAAAGTGACTTTGggtgaagaaaacagaaagaagcTACAGAAAGCTCAGAAAgaacaagagaaaataaaagttatGCAGGCTGTGTGTGCTTTATTAAATTCAGGAGGAGGAGTGGTTCGAATGGAAATGGCAAACAAGGAGGAGCATCCCGTGGAGATGGGACTGGATTTGGAAGAGTCTTTGAGAGAGCTCATTGGGCTTTCAGATTTGCAGGCCTTCTTTGAGACCAAACAACAAGGGAGATGTTTCTCCATTTTTGTTAAATCTTGGAGCAGCGACCTTTTCCCAGGAGACAGTTCCATCAAGTCCCGCATCTGCAGCCTGCGCTCTTCACTATACTTAAGATCTGGTACCTCGGTGCTTCTAACGGATTCAAGAGAAGCACTTGATTTCCTGAAAACCAAGAAAAGGAATGCAAAAAGCAGCTCAGGGGAAGAACCTTCTAGTAAACATATCAGGGTTATACCTCAAGGCCTGTGTAAGTCAGATCCTGTTTTCCCAGTTTTCCAAAGAGATAGGTTTGAATATGGTGAAGTCCTGCCTTTTCCTGAGTCCCAAATCGTAGAGTTTAAACTGTTCTCTACCAAACACGTGCTAACATATGTAGAAAACATAATTCCAAACTACATCTCTGCATTTGCGAACACTAGAGGAGGCTATCTTTTTATTGGAGTGCATGATAAGAGTAAGAAAGTCCTGGGATGTGTCAAAGAAAATGTTGACCCTGACTCTTTgagaaacagaatagaaagagcAATATACAAATTACCTTATGTCCATTTTTGCCAATCCTCATGCGGGATAAATTTCACGCTCAAAATCTTGGATGTGTTTGCCAAGGGAGAGCTGTATAGCTATGCTTGTGTCATCAGAGTGGAGCCATTCTGTTGTGCAGTGTTCTCAGAAGCTCCTGGTTCATGGATGGTGGAGGGCAAGCACGTCTGCAGCCTGACAACTGAGGAATGGGTAGACAGGATGACAGACACAGACCCAG ATCTTTCGTGGTTGTGCAATGATTTTGAATCTCAGCTGAGTCTAGATAATGGGCCTCCTCTTAGCAGACCAGTGTACTCCAAGAAAGGCCTGGAACATAAGAAGAATCTCCAGCAAGTCTTATTTTCAG TGCCATCAGAACATTTGCGATATACTCCAGAGCCCCTCTGGGAGGAGCTGTCCTCTCAACACGAAGGACTGGAGGAATTGATGAAGAAGGAAATTAGTCCCTTCTCCCGAGGAATTTTCATCCTTTCTAGAAGCTGGGCTGTAGACCTGGACTTGCAAGAGAAGCGGGGAGTCATCTGTGATGCTCTGCTGAtagcacaggacagcccccccaTTCTTTACACCATTCTCGGGGAGCAGGATGCAGAGGGGCATGACTATTCCACCCGCACTGCCTTTACTTTaaagcagaagctggtgaacATGGGTGGCTATACTGGAAAAGTGTGTGTCGTGACCAAGGTCCTCTACCTGAACCCTGAGAGCACTCCAGAGTCCTTGGAGGGTCCAGGCTCTCCAATAGATTACCCCGAGTCCTATAATCTTGCAGATACCCAGCAAATGGAAGTGTTGCTGCAGTCACTTGTGATCGTCTTGCTTGGCTTCAGATCTTTTTTGAGTGATCAGCTCGGCTGTGAGGTTTTTAATCTGCTCACAGCTCAGCAGTATGAGATATTTTCAAAAAACCTCCGCAAGAACAGAGAACTGTTTATCCATGGCTTACCTGGATCAGGGAAGACCATCATGGCCATGAAGACCATGGAGAAGATCAGTAATGTATTTTACTGTGATGCAGATAAAATTCTCTACATTAGTGAAAATCAGCCTCTGAGAAATTTTTTGAG TAAAAAAGAGATCTGCAATGCAGTGACCCGGAAAACTTTCATGAATCGTAACTTTGAAAACATTCAACACATTATCATTGACGAAGCTCAGAATTTTCGCACTGAAGATGGGGACTGGTATGAGAAGGCAAAAGAAAtcacacaaaggaaaaaagatcACCCAGGAATTCTCTGGATCTTCCTGGACTACTTCCAAACCAGCCACTTGGATTGCAGTGGACTCCCTCCTCTCTCAGCCCAGTATCCAAGAGAAGAGCTCACCAGAGTGATACGCAATGCAGATCCAATAGCCAACTTCCTGCATACTACAATGCAGCATATCATAAGGAATCCTCCATTTAACATCCCCCCGGAGTCCCTGGAGATGCTTCGTGAAGCTGAGTGGGCTCAGGGTGTTCGGGGAACCCTAAAAATTAAGAAGGACTTGAGTCTGAAACAAATAGTGACCTTCGTGGCAGACACCTGCAAGTGTTTCTTTGAAAGGGGCTATTCTCTCAACGATATTGCTGTGCTTGTCAGCACTGCGAGAGAAGTGGATACTTACAAGCATGAGCTCTTGAAAGCAATGAGGAAGAAAAGGGTAGTGCGGTTCAGTGATGCATGTGACATGTCGAATGATCACATCGTATTGGACAGTATCCGGCGATTCTCAGGCCTGGAGAGGAACATCGTGTTTGGGATCCATCCAAGAGCAGCTGAGCCGGACATCTCAAACAATATTCTGCTCTGTCTGTCTTCCAGGGCAAAACAACATCTATATATTCTGTGGCGTGGTGACTATTCAGAATAA